In one Brienomyrus brachyistius isolate T26 chromosome 5, BBRACH_0.4, whole genome shotgun sequence genomic region, the following are encoded:
- the ubald2 gene encoding UBA-like domain-containing protein 2: MSVNMDELRHQVMINQFVLTAGCAADQAKQLLQAAHWQFETALSSFFQEANVPSHHHQMMCTPRNTPATPPNFPDAITMFSKLRASECSGGSGSTSTAGPTACSPPPSSFWASSPPSHQPVWLPPSSPTGHHLHHHHHLHQTHMWPPVSQPGKTQQTPFVSALHGQR, encoded by the exons ATGTCGGTGAacatggatgagctccggcacCAAGTGATGATCAACCAGTTTGTTTTGACCGCTGGTTGTGCCGCTGATCAAGCAAAGCAGCTCCTCCAAGCAGCTCACTGGCAGTTCGAG ACTGCTCTAAGCTCCTTTTTTCAAGAAGCCAATGTCCCCAGTCATCACCACCAGATG ATGTGCACACCGCGAAATACACCAGCCACCCCACCCAACTTCCCAGACGCCATCACCATGTTCTCCAAACTGCGGGCATCTGAATGCAGCGGTGGCAGCGGAAGCACTTCGACGGCGGGACCCACGGCCTGCTCCCCACCGCCCTCATCCTTCTGGGCCTCCTCCCCGCCCAGCCACCAGCCTGTCTGGCTGCCCCCCTCATCCCCCACGGGTCATCACCtacaccatcaccaccacctgcaccagacCCACATGTGGCCACCCGTGTCCCAGCCTGGCAAGACCCAGCAGACGCCCTTTGTGTCTGCGCTGCATGGCCAGAGATGA